A window of the Brumimicrobium sp. genome harbors these coding sequences:
- a CDS encoding S41 family peptidase translates to MKEKIELNYAGFHDKIENREDEYNKLVEEIEKQTKNTTDFKKCDKLLKDYMSFFNDRHIYMQVSDPSTFNKPAKTPSFQKIDDNFCLLTLPSFATENINGNKNAEEIDSIINANHKIIVTTPFLIIDITGNEGGVDYAYDPILSYIFSKKTYAIDVAEFWSSDDNIARIENILKMPNLPEDTKQQQQAMLKAMKANKGSFVNPFGADIVKNELDTIYPIPIRVAILTDEKNASSAEQFLLEATLSDKVITFGTGNTSGTLDYSNIYFEFLPSSYHHTIFSNIVGFDRVYGRAMAIPTSRSLRVKQGENFDEHGYTPNILIPKNTKNKIAFIKAYLLSEKKGIH, encoded by the coding sequence ATGAAAGAAAAAATTGAATTAAATTATGCAGGATTTCACGATAAAATAGAGAATAGAGAAGATGAGTATAATAAATTAGTTGAAGAAATTGAAAAACAGACTAAAAACACAACTGATTTTAAAAAATGTGATAAACTGTTAAAGGATTATATGTCATTTTTCAATGATAGACACATATATATGCAAGTCTCTGACCCTTCAACATTTAATAAGCCAGCTAAAACTCCGTCTTTTCAAAAAATAGATGATAACTTTTGTCTTTTAACGTTGCCTTCTTTCGCTACTGAAAATATAAATGGAAATAAAAATGCTGAAGAAATCGACAGTATTATTAATGCAAATCATAAAATAATTGTTACTACACCATTTTTGATTATTGACATAACAGGAAATGAAGGAGGCGTAGATTATGCTTATGATCCGATTCTGTCTTATATTTTTTCTAAAAAAACATATGCAATTGATGTTGCAGAATTTTGGTCTAGCGATGACAATATTGCTCGAATTGAAAATATTTTAAAAATGCCGAATTTGCCAGAAGATACAAAACAACAACAACAAGCAATGCTAAAAGCAATGAAAGCAAATAAAGGTTCTTTTGTAAATCCATTTGGTGCAGATATTGTTAAAAATGAATTAGATACAATTTATCCAATACCTATACGAGTCGCCATTTTAACGGATGAAAAAAATGCAAGTAGTGCAGAACAATTCTTACTTGAAGCGACATTAAGCGATAAGGTAATAACTTTTGGGACAGGAAATACATCAGGTACATTGGATTACTCCAATATATACTTTGAATTTTTACCATCCTCGTATCATCATACAATATTTTCAAACATCGTTGGTTTTGATAGAGTTTACGGTCGGGCAATGGCAATACCAACTTCTCGTTCATTAAGAGTAAAACAAGGAGAAAATTTTGATGAACACGGTTATACTCCTAATATTTTAATTCCAAAAAACACTAAAAATAAAATCGCATTTATCAAAGCGTATTTATTAAGCGAGAAAAAAGGAATTCATTGA
- a CDS encoding carboxypeptidase-like regulatory domain-containing protein — MKEFFWILLFFLGLSKSMLGQNQIEIEGKIFDKETNEPIPFANIYNKSSKKGTISNTGGYFRILINEVTDTITISSIGYKEQTIKIKADKKNYLIFLEENILLLNEIIVTPKDNAYLFELIQASKKSISNIERKSKAYYELKSFVNDSQIELVEGYYNIDVRGYKLMNIHLKAGRIALRPTSNRIFASLESSRALLMLNIFGKNDHFPTNPMELTKSKLRKNYYLNLDSKYLDEANDSIYIIEYKPKDTTGLFFHGKLWINKTKNHLLKITLNCDNTLKHPFLPLFPSDKISNVSLFITQSFNMSSGQVVFKHTDFIYKIDYISRIGKTEEQNYTILTNAVLYAYDYENSFNLPSFDFKDFNIGDYRKINTMPYNDFFWTYNDEYRMNDSINANQLFFADSSSLTNITLFKSNNISKNGLFEHPYVSWSKNRIKFREILQDTSVINVTTGFKSEQYKLVVKIYFDINSYKDSTHIITSTVIDPYESFYHLPIDNQTHCFINIYFDLCEIARRELEEKLKASKNNVYRVKEIYNDFMNQFETKRNEYLKAVERGTNEKEIIKYNNIVYEKLGIDNIELFQPYKNEK, encoded by the coding sequence ATGAAAGAATTTTTTTGGATATTACTTTTTTTCCTGGGTTTGAGTAAATCAATGCTTGGTCAAAATCAAATTGAGATAGAGGGTAAAATATTTGATAAGGAGACAAATGAACCTATTCCATTCGCAAATATTTACAACAAAAGTTCAAAAAAAGGAACAATAAGTAATACAGGCGGTTATTTTAGAATTTTAATCAATGAAGTAACAGACACAATTACTATTTCTTCCATTGGTTACAAGGAGCAAACTATAAAGATTAAAGCAGACAAAAAAAACTATCTTATTTTTCTAGAGGAAAACATTCTTTTATTAAACGAAATAATAGTAACACCAAAAGACAATGCGTATTTGTTTGAACTAATACAAGCAAGCAAGAAATCTATTTCAAATATTGAAAGGAAATCGAAAGCGTACTACGAGTTAAAGAGTTTTGTAAATGACAGTCAAATAGAACTTGTAGAAGGTTATTACAACATTGACGTGAGGGGATATAAACTGATGAACATACATTTGAAGGCAGGAAGAATAGCTTTACGCCCTACTAGCAACCGTATTTTTGCTTCATTAGAAAGTTCAAGAGCATTACTTATGTTAAACATATTTGGAAAAAATGACCATTTCCCAACGAATCCAATGGAACTAACTAAATCGAAATTAAGGAAAAACTATTACCTTAATTTGGATAGTAAGTATCTTGACGAGGCTAATGACTCAATATACATAATTGAATATAAGCCTAAAGACACAACAGGATTATTTTTTCATGGAAAACTATGGATTAATAAGACAAAGAATCATCTTCTAAAAATCACATTAAATTGTGATAACACTTTAAAACATCCATTCTTGCCTTTATTTCCATCAGATAAAATTTCTAATGTCAGTTTATTCATAACTCAATCTTTCAATATGTCAAGTGGTCAAGTAGTATTTAAACACACCGACTTTATTTACAAAATTGATTATATAAGCAGAATTGGAAAAACGGAAGAGCAAAACTATACAATCCTGACTAATGCTGTTTTATATGCGTACGATTATGAGAACTCCTTTAACCTACCATCTTTTGATTTTAAAGATTTTAACATTGGCGACTATCGAAAAATAAACACAATGCCTTACAATGATTTCTTTTGGACTTACAATGATGAATATCGCATGAACGATAGTATCAATGCCAATCAACTTTTTTTTGCTGACAGTTCCTCCTTAACTAATATAACCCTCTTCAAATCCAATAATATTTCAAAAAACGGTCTTTTTGAGCACCCTTACGTTAGTTGGTCAAAAAATAGGATAAAATTTCGTGAAATTTTGCAAGACACTTCTGTTATTAATGTAACAACTGGATTTAAGTCAGAACAATACAAACTTGTCGTTAAAATTTATTTTGACATTAATTCTTACAAAGATTCAACCCATATTATTACTTCCACAGTAATCGACCCCTATGAAAGTTTTTATCATCTTCCAATAGATAATCAAACTCATTGCTTTATAAATATTTACTTTGACCTATGTGAAATTGCAAGACGAGAATTGGAAGAAAAATTAAAAGCCTCAAAAAACAATGTATATAGAGTAAAAGAAATTTATAACGACTTTATGAACCAGTTTGAAACTAAAAGAAATGAGTATCTAAAAGCTGTTGAGAGAGGGACAAATGAAAAAGAAATAATAAAATATAACAACATTGTATACGAAAAATTGGGGATAGACAATATTGAATTATTTCAACCATACAAAAATGAAAAATAA
- a CDS encoding ATP-binding protein, producing MMNNIKPKEATSIINSLTGGVVPKIGIQHITVGRSEEINAVISALEDVKNGHSMVKFWIGDFGSGKSFMLHLLNTVALKQKFVVTNADFTPDNRLYSNDGKGVALYSAIMDNISIQTKPEGGALPTLLEKWIEQVITKTADENNILFVEIRNEQYLKLIQNNIMKTINEITEVGGFDFGTVILKYYEGYIIGDEQLRRNALKWLKGEYSTKTEARQDLGVREIINDLNYYDMLKNFCKLFVSMGYSGFMINLDEAINLYKISTSVMRAKNYEKILTIYNDCFQGKVSNLFFNFAGTKEFLENQRRGLFSYDALKTRLATNKYETAEIRDFSQPVLKLFPLDHNEIFVLLKKLKSIFDFNYKTVIEVSDEEIQQFMEEIYNKPGVSEFLTPRDVIRNFLNILNIIRQNPTVDKKNLFGEIEIRDERPDDLSQLDNIEEL from the coding sequence ATGATGAACAATATAAAACCAAAAGAAGCAACTTCTATAATCAATTCTTTAACTGGAGGAGTAGTACCGAAGATTGGCATTCAACACATAACAGTTGGACGTTCTGAGGAAATTAATGCAGTTATATCCGCATTAGAAGATGTAAAGAATGGTCATAGTATGGTGAAGTTCTGGATAGGTGATTTCGGTTCGGGCAAATCATTTATGCTTCACTTGCTTAATACCGTTGCGTTAAAACAAAAGTTTGTTGTTACTAATGCTGATTTTACACCCGATAATCGTTTGTACTCTAATGACGGAAAAGGAGTTGCTCTATATTCTGCAATAATGGATAATATTTCAATCCAAACAAAACCTGAAGGCGGTGCTTTACCTACTCTATTAGAAAAATGGATTGAACAAGTAATTACAAAGACGGCAGATGAAAACAACATTTTATTTGTTGAAATCAGAAATGAGCAATATTTGAAACTCATTCAAAACAACATAATGAAAACTATAAACGAAATCACAGAAGTAGGTGGCTTCGATTTTGGAACTGTTATTTTGAAATATTATGAAGGTTATATTATAGGAGATGAGCAGCTTAGACGGAATGCTTTAAAATGGTTAAAAGGTGAGTACAGTACAAAAACAGAAGCAAGACAAGATTTAGGAGTTAGAGAGATAATTAATGACCTTAATTATTATGATATGCTTAAGAATTTCTGTAAGCTATTTGTAAGTATGGGTTATAGTGGTTTTATGATAAATTTAGACGAAGCAATAAATCTTTACAAGATTTCAACTTCTGTAATGAGAGCAAAGAATTATGAAAAAATCTTAACTATATATAATGACTGTTTTCAAGGTAAAGTATCTAATTTATTTTTCAATTTTGCAGGTACAAAAGAATTTCTAGAGAATCAGCGTAGAGGTCTATTCAGTTATGATGCTTTAAAAACAAGACTTGCAACCAATAAATATGAGACAGCAGAAATAAGAGATTTTTCTCAACCTGTATTAAAACTATTTCCACTTGATCATAACGAGATTTTTGTTTTATTGAAAAAGTTAAAATCAATTTTCGATTTTAATTATAAAACAGTAATTGAAGTTTCAGACGAGGAAATTCAGCAATTTATGGAGGAAATATATAACAAACCAGGTGTGTCAGAGTTTTTGACACCTAGAGATGTTATTCGGAATTTTCTAAATATCTTAAATATTATTAGACAAAATCCAACAGTGGATAAAAAAAATCTGTTTGGTGAAATAGAAATAAGAGATGAACGACCGGACGACCTTTCTCAATTGGATAATATAGAAGAATTATGA